The window tttaaaaaaaaaaaattaccaaacttttttttaattttatggaAAGGgacaattatattgttaattgCAATCActtctgagacaattaattgtacaggGAAATTTGGAACAGTTATAGCTTTTCCAACAAACATGGAAAACCTTTTCAACTAGGTAGACCTATTTGCCATCACTGATACAGATGTGTATTTCTCTGTCTAAAATAGTGATTGTAATGTGGTTAATACTGAGTGTCCTGAGTGAGTCTTGCATGActttaaatagaaaatgaaaaggaTTCGCAGTGACAGCAGGGAGAAGTAAACTAACATTCAGACTTTATTGATGAATGTTTTTagcacgcacaaacacataaaGCATTCATGATTCAAAAAGCTTTACTGTCTCACATGTTGACATGttagaaaaaaattattttgattgaaggcagtgtgtgtgatttgtcaCTAGCAtgatatgtgtatatgtattgcATGCACACTGATTTTTTCattgtaatatttatatattcagtTGTAatatttagttagttagttgaTTAACAAAATTGTTCTCaattccctctttttttcttccctctgttttctttttgtcacagGTCACACAACTACAAAAGAAGATCTGTGCAATTATAACCTTGAGTGAGTCCAAGAGCTACACCTGCTCCAATGACAATATTTGATGCAGTAAACATTCCTGTTAAAACAGCTGCCGCGGAAGTAATAGTCATTAATTTACACCAAGCaatctttttctcctcctctctgatcCTCTCTTCGTCTTCCTTTATTCTtcgtttttcctcctcttccctctttttcctctcttcgTCAAGTTTCTTCTGTGCTCTCTGGTACATTTCATTGATGTAGTGTTTTCCTCCATTCTCCTTTACCATTTTCTCTATCTTATCTAGAAGTTCCTTTACCTGGATTCTGCTTTGTCTCTTGTCATTGATGAGTGAATGGTATCTTCCTCCGCACTGGTTTATCAGTCTTCGTAGATTTTCGCTCTCTGCCAAATAGTCAGCCACAGATTTACCTTCCAGTAAGTCAGCATGTGTGAAAAGGACAATGGTATACATGGAAGAATCAAAGCCAAAATTATCCTGGATCCATTTCACAGCCTCCTTCTCTTCACGAGTGAATCTTGACTTCAGACTGATCACTAACAGAAAAGCATGGGGCCCAGGAACTGACAGGTTAATACACTCCTCAATTTTTACTTTCACTTCATCTTGTGTTTTGTTAGTGTCAAACAGCCCTGGGGTGTCAATGACAACAATCTTCCTCTCACCATtgtcctcctcttctctgtgaCAGCCTCTAGTCACAGATTCAGGTGACATATCCTCTTTAAAGACATTTTCTCTCCCCAGGATGGTGTTTCCAGAAGCACTCTTTCCTGATCCAGTTTTTCCGACCATAATGAGTCTCAGGTCGCccacatgtgtgtctgtggataacaataaaacatagTGACTATAATTAATATAACTAATTTCACAGCGTGCACTGTGCATGTATTCTTCTTCAAACGTTATCAGGAATTACTTCTCTTAGAGAAAGGATTCATAGTTAGATAATTGGCTATTACAATCAAAAAAGTGTTTGGTTTCACACGTGGAAAAATCCAAAGGTGCCAAATTGCATCATTACAAATTACAAACACCCAGCCCTCTTATTGGTCAGATATGCCTGGGGGTGGGAGCAAGTAaggaaatacaggaagaaggtcctgaGTTCTTATCTAGTGGTCGAACCggctcatttcattaaaatgatcagACTTTAACGTCTGCAAGAGACGTTACTACATCTGCTCTGGTCACCGAGACTTCGCACTGCTCTGCCGGCGCCTGTCTCCAATTTTACCagcagctggtttgaccacagAGATACGAGTGACGGATGGCAAGCTTGACCGCAGTCTGTTTCTGTGATAGAAACAAAGCTGCTATAGTTTGCTGCTCTACTTCATAGCAGattgctaaacacacctgcCCAGTGGCGGTCTTAATAGAGGCATAGGTAGGCGGCTGCTCTGGGGCCCtaccaaaattaaatgaaaaagtcCTTTAGCATAATCATATCGTATTATCATCATAATCGCTTCAAAAAGCATGgtacattttattaatatacTTAAGAAATAAGTTGACATGTTAGTAGTTCAAATGTCCCGTTCATGGTTATCTGCCCCTTCACATACACCCCTTTCACAATGCAATGGACTGGTACGTAACGGTGAAAGAAAGAATCGAAAGAATCGATCACCAGCGATCGCCGCCCATtgcattaggctcgttcgagatgagcgatgtctgcgcagaatcgatcaccggcgatcggcgcccgttgcatgccggttagatttgtgtccgacttgatcccgacttgctctgacgtcatgcacacgtaggcATCGATAATCTCACGAGAACAAGGCggacgcagttctgagacgcaggcggcgcagttgcttttcaccaactgcaagagccaggcggacccaggcggacccagagcatgctgggaaacgccggcttctcagctgatttaacacctgattggtttacaacatgatgacgttttatataaacttattattgttttagagtctgagggattttaattgctatttgtctgatttaaagacttactCTGCCTTcgggctggacaggaagtgacaaaaacacggTGGTGCGAttccaatttaataaaatataatcagacccacatatcagcttttacacagtctctagttgttttaattatgacagagtagctctcagAATGCTCCACATGAAatctgatgctgattttaattaacaacacactgtagatgatcagtGATCTGCTCAGATCAGTCTCTCTTaattctaaacgtctctatcagccacacaacgtgtgatctggacagaataagtctttaaattaGACAAATAGCATTTAAAATCGCTCCgaatcaaaaacaataaaaaagtttatataaaacgtcatcatgttgtaaaccaatcaggtgttaaatcagctgagaagccggcgtttcccagcatgctctgggtccgcctgggtccgcctggctcttgcagtcggtgaaaagcaactgcgccgcctgcgtctcagaactgcgtccgccttgctctcgtgagatttccgttgcccaagTGTTAaagacgtcagagcaagtcgggatcaagtcggacacaaatctaaccagcatgcatcgggcgccgatcgccggtgatcgattctgcacagacctggctcatctcgaacgagcctactgatcccttcctgttcagcctgaaggctgcaggaatcggctggaaactgtccaactttactttttgtttttttgtcaccacCCCCGGATGCTGTATCCTGCTCTCGACCaatttacaggcgaggcgcagttcaccTCGAACAAGCCTAAACACGCATAGACAGTAGGACTGGGAAGTGCtcagacagagacggagcaaGACGAGAAATGCGAAAGTGAAACAAAGTTAACCAAGAGgctcaaataaaagtaaaaagacaaaagaagcaGAGAGGTATTTGGCAACGCTGCCAAAGATGATAGTTCTCACCCGTCCAAACGAACCGCACCGGCGGGGGAAACTTTTGTTCGATTCAACCGAATTAAAGGCTGTCGGTGTGAAAACAGTCTATGGCACTGGCACTGTTTAATTTTCTATCCCATACCTTTGTGTTCATGTTGACTGTGAGCAGTTTTGCAACATGTGACCAGCACTAGCAGGGTGAGACCTGGGACCCAAGCTTTTCCTCGCAACATATCTGGTGTGATCCCTGTCAAAAAGGGAAATAGCCTATATAGTAAATCCATCAAAGATAGCAATTGAATGTTTTCATTGCAGTAAAataggaatgatgaataaatggTGGCTTAAATGATTTGGTTTCATTATCATATtacaacaaaatatattttttacataccTGTTCAAAGAGTGTTTCCTCAGTTGTCTAATAGGTTAtagagagaggtggagagatAATTTTGTAGCACTCAGATTACACCCACTTTTCAAACGTCATTTATGCTGAACCAGTTATAGCGAATTTATAGGTCAAAGAGAAACAATATAGGTtcaggttaaaaataaaaaacccgttccgcagtcagtgaaaatacacagTGGAAACCTATTGACTCCAGCGCCCTTCCGGAGCAGATCCGCAGCTGTTGTGTAGTTGGTGGAAATAACCTGCTTTAGGCTGGATGGGGAAATAATTTTAACAGcaaccaggaaagaaaaaaacataaaaacagaaaatatgggGATGGAttacttttaaatattaatttctaATAAAGCTATATGTCCATTATTTAATCCAATCCATAAAGATCCCAATGTTAGGGGGACTgtttgtgtacgtgtgtgtctttgtgtgtgtgtatcagcacccagaggagccgttcagtggaaggctgctccttcccaagtgtccGACCAGCAGACTCAAgaactcctttgtccctcatgtcaTCAGACTATATAACTCCTCACTTGAGgcaggaggaaatagggcagagaggaccatacatacacacacacacacacacacacacacacacacacacacacatacatacatatatacatacacacatacaaacacacacccggacttacattaatacctggtcactttaacacttgactcaacactgacacttttgacTGATCATTTATGGTTAttgtctttttatgtctttttattgactaatgttcttattgttatattattattactgtcattttgttatctttatactgtattttttttcttgctaaaatggatgctggaaatttcaatttcctcgcgggagtcatcccacaAGGATTagaaagagaagtctaagtctgtGTGTACGTGTACATGTGCGTGTTTTCatcatttatcatttaattcatttaatttcccTGTCACGTAATTGCGTGACAAGCCGACTGCCTCCCTACATTTTATCTCTGTGGCAGGATCTTGCACCAGCGGCTGTGAACTAGTGACTGATTGGACTGTTGACAAACACAGCTCTCCAAACATTACCTCTAGATGTGCTCCTATCCATTCTCATCTCATGTTTGAAGTCATGGAAAGTCAGGGAATGATGGGATGACGACAGCAGTAGTGGATGTCATGTGCACCAGGAGATATTAGTAGAGGCCTTGACCCACATGAGCTAGACAACTCAGGGATTTGTGTCTCAGTGAGCTACATTAACATCAGTTTCCAACCCAGTCCAAAAAAAATACCTTAGAACATCTGTGAAAAGGAATATATAGGAGAAAGATAGATGTATATTatttcacatttacaaaaactCAACAGAAATATGTAACATAGTtagtaaaacaaaatgcaatagCTGATCACTTAATCTTCTCCTTGATCAGACAGATCAACATCCTCCCTAGGTACATCCAAagacagttgtgtgtgtgtgtgtgtgtgtgtgtgtgtgtgtgtgtgtgtgtgtgtgtNNNNNNNNNNNNNNNNNNNNtgtgtgtgtttgtgcgtgtgtgtgcgtgtgtgtgtgtgtgtgtgtgtgtgtgtgtgtgagtgtgtgtgtatgtgtatgtgtttgtgtgtgcagtgaTTGCTTAACTTAAGCTTCAGTTGTTAGCATGTTCAGCTAAATAGCCATAGCTGCTTaggttatatttttattattattattattattattggcacATCCCCTTCAactttttcttaatttgcagAACTAGCTATACAGTGCAACAACAATGTCAACAACAATATCAACAATGCTCTTACTGTATTCCAATGTTTTCTAAATGGATTGTTAACTAATGAGGACGCTAACTTTTGGCCTTGGATATGTAGTTTTTAGCATTAAGCCATCAAGAGCATATTTCAGACCACTTTAGGGGTTTTCTCAAtttaaaacagtgttttaaCCATTTCATGCATCTAACATTTGCGAAAATTGCTTGTAGCTATCTGATATAATATGCACTGATATGATATGCatcagctgtcatttcagcCGCAAAAATGAAGGGCATCCTGATAGTACTGATAAGAATAAGAAGTAGCAGCTGGATGGAGACAGACAACTTTTTAAGTAGCACTTTACTGCTCTTCTCAACACTTCATCAGCTCCACAACAACCACACTTCCTCGTTTTACTTAATCACATAGCTGAACTAACCAATCAGATGCTTGCCGAAATTAGACTATGTATGTGGAAAAGAAGTATGTGCAAAAAAATCCACTTACAAAACCAATAAGCTTATTTTTGTCTATTTGGGTCTGAAATCAAGGAAACTAAGCACTACAAGCTGTCATTGGTATATTCTGCTCAGCCAGAGAGCTTGATAGCAGTAACTGTGTTGGGCCGGGGcctgtaaatacagtatatgttttttGGAGCACATGATGAGTGAGTTGCAACAAATACTACTGTTCATCCATTGAATAGCATAGGGGAGGAAATCATCACAAATCTTAAGGTTATTACACATTTCATCATTCTGCTTAATATGACATTTCAGTGAATAACAGCCTAATTCTTTCCTACATGCGTTATCAGGAACAATTCTTTTAATATTGTGTGGTGCCTAATTCTCTCCGAGCCTTTGTCTCATTTTGGAACAGCCAATATTATTCTGTGGCATTCAGATATCACCACTATCTATCCTGACCACGCATCAATGACACCCAATTAGCTCCATGAGTAAATAAACAACTCTCacagattttctgtttttgagtAAACTACATATTGTATCTCAAAGACATGGTAGGATTATAGCTTGGTGTTAATGACAAATACACCTTAAATATAAGTATAAAATACACCTAGTTGTGAACAAGCTGGATGTTTTTGCTGTGTGCTGCACTGAGTGAACGTTGTTCACGCCTTGTGCTGGAGGTACTGTAGATGTGTTTCCATGGCCACTGCTTTCAAGTTTATGTTCAGAATCATTTGTGCAGCAGCCAATAGCCCGCTCAGGCTTTATGCATTTACTACAGACCTCACATGATTCTGATGAGCAGCATTtgtaacaaacaaataaaattacacAGCGCAGTAATCAATAAATTA of the Etheostoma spectabile isolate EspeVRDwgs_2016 chromosome 2, UIUC_Espe_1.0, whole genome shotgun sequence genome contains:
- the LOC116698696 gene encoding GTPase IMAP family member 7, which encodes MLRGKAWVPGLTLLVLVTCCKTAHSQHEHKDTHVGDLRLIMVGKTGSGKSASGNTILGRENVFKEDMSPESVTRGCHREEEDNGERKIVVIDTPGLFDTNKTQDEVKVKIEECINLSVPGPHAFLLVISLKSRFTREEKEAVKWIQDNFGFDSSMYTIVLFTHADLLEGKSVADYLAESENLRRLINQCGGRYHSLINDKRQSRIQVKELLDKIEKMVKENGGKHYINEMYQRAQKKLDEERKKREEEEKRRIKEDEERIREEEKKIAWCKLMTITSAAAVLTGMFTASNIVIGAGVALGLTQGYNCTDLLL